The sequence AGCAGCAGAACATCGTCGCGCTCGGCCTCGTCCAGGACCTCCGGATCACGGACTCCGAGGTGAGCTTCACGCTGGCCTTTACGACCCAGTCGCCGCAGTCGAAGGTCACGCTGCACAGCATGGCCACGCGGATCGTCGGCCGGCTTCCGGGCGTGGCGAAGGTCCAGGTGAAGATGGGCGGGACGCCGACGCGGCCGGCCGCCGCGCCCCACGCCCACGCGCCCGCGCAGGCCGCGCCGCACGCCGACCTCATCCCCGAGGTCCGGCACACGCTCGCGGTCTCGTCGGGCAAGGGCGGTGTGGGGAAGTCCACCGTCGCGGTGAACCTCGCCGTCGCGCTCCGCCAGACGGGCGGCGTCGTCGGCATCATCGACGCCGACGTCTACGGCCCGGACATCCCGCTCATGCTCGGCTCGCGCGGGCGGCCCGGCATGTTCGAGAACCGGATCATCCCGGTCGAGGCGCACGGCCTCAAGATGATGTCCATCGGCCTCCTCGTGAACGAGCGGGAGCCGCTCGTCTGGCGCGGGCCGATGATCCACTCGTTCATCCAGCAGATGCTCCGGGACGTCATGTGGGGCGCGCTCGACTACCTCGTGTTCGACATGCCGCCGGGCACGGGCGACGCGCAGCTCTCGCTCTCGCAGGTGATCCCGCTCTCGGGTGTCGTGATGGTGACGACGCCGCAGGAGGTCGCGCTGCTCGACGTGCGCAAGGCGATCGGGATGTTCCAGAAGCTCAACGTGCCGATCCTCGGCGTCGTCGAGAACATGAGCTACTTCCAGGCGCCCGACACCGGCACGCGCTACGCGATTTTCGGCGAGGGCGGCGGCCGGCGCATCGCCGACGAGTACGGCGTGCCGCTGCTCGCGCAGATCCCGCTCGACCAGGAGACGCGCGTCGGGGGCGACGAGGGCTCCCCGATCACGCTCCGCCGCCCCGACTCGCCGCAGGCGGGCGCGTTCCGCGAGCTCGCCGCGGCGGTGCGGAAGCGGCTCGACGAGCTCGCGCCGCTCAGGTCGCTCCCGACCATCGGCTGATGTCGGCGGCGGCGCCGGGGCTCCGTTGATCCTGCCGATCTTTCCCCTGCCCGACGTCACGTTCTTCCCGCACACGCTCCTGCCCCTCCACGTCTTCGAGGCGCGCTACCGCACGATGGTGATGGACGTCCTCGCCCGCGACCGGCGTCTGGCCGTCGTCAAGCTCCGTCCGGGCTACGAGGCCACGTACGCCGGCAAGCCGGCCGTCTACGCCGTCGCGGGGGCCGGCGAGATCGTGAGCTGGGAACGGCTCGCGACGGGCCGCTACAACATCCTCCTGAAGGGCGAGTGCCGCGTCCGCCTCGAGAGCGAGCGGCCGAGCGACACGCTGTACCGGATCGTCGCGGCGCAGCGTCTCGACGACGTGCCGCCCCGGACGGACGTCGAGGCGCCGCTCGCGCGGATCCGCGCCGCGTGCGGGCGCCTGCTGAAGGCGCTCGACCGTCCTACCACCCTGCTCGACACGGCCCTCGCCGAGGGCCAACCGCCCGGCGTGATCGCCGACCGGATCGCCGCCGCGGTGCTCCCGGACCCGACGCTCCGCCAGGAGCTGCTCGAGACCCTCGACGTCGCGCAGCGCCTCGAGCGTCTCGCCGCCGCGCTCGACGATCTGGTGCGCGAGCTCCTCGGAGGCCGCGGCTGAGCGCCGCCCGCGCGCTCCTCCTCGCGCTGCTCCTCGTCGGCGTCGGCGCGGCGGCGGCCGGCGAGCGGCAGTGGCCGTGGCTCGGCGTGCGCATCCGCGACCTCGCCGAGCAGGAGATGGAGGAGATCTCGAAGAAGCACGGGATCCGCGAGGGCTTCGGCGTGGTGATCGTCGAGGTCATCGAGGGCGCGCCCGCGGCCAAGGCCGGCCTCCGCGCGGGCGACATCGTGGTCGCGTTCGGTGACCGGCCCGTGACCGAGACCCGGCTGCTCCAGCGGTTGATCGCCGCCGCGCCCCTCAGCGCCGAGTCGCGGCTCACGGTGCTGCGCGCCGACGGCCGGCGGCGCGTGGCGGTGAGCCTCGCGCCGATGCCCCGGGCGGTCCTCGGCGAGCGCGTCGCGGCCGAGTTCGGCTTCGTCGTGAGCGAGCCGGACGTGCTGGCCGAGGCCCGCGCGGGCGCGGTGACTCCGCCGGTGATCACCACCGTGCTGCGCCGCGGCAGCGCCGAGAAGGCCGGCCTCGAGGCGGGCGACGTCATTCTGCAGGTGAACGAGCGGGCGGTGCTGAGCCGCGAGGCGGCGCGCGAGGCGTTCGCCGACGCGGTTCTCGACCGGCCGCTGCGGCTCACCGTCCGCCGCGGCGACCGCCGGCTCTCGGTGACGCTCCCGGCGCCCTGAGCCTGCCAGCGCCGCGCGCCTCCGGCGCGCACGGCGCACCGCGTCTAGCGCGCGCCGGGCGGACCGCGTAGGCTCTCGGCTCGCGGGGACAGTCGAGCGGACACCCGGCTGGACGGGAGGACCACGATGGCAGACGTCGAGCGCATGTATCTCAACGGCGAGTGGGTGGTCGCCGAGGGCGGAGCCACGTTCGACGTCGTGAACCCCGCCGACCGCACGGTCGTCGCGCGGGTCACGAACGGTGCCGTGCCCGAGGTCCAGCGCGCGGTCACGGCCGCGCACGCGGCGTTTCGCGAGTGGTCCCTGCTGGCCCCCAAGGACCGCGGCAGGTTCCTCCTCCGGATCCAGGAGCTCATGGAGGAGCGGCGGGACGAGTTGGCCCGCCTCGTGACGCTCGAGAACGGCAAGCCGTTCGAGGAGGCGAAGAAGGAGGTCCAGTTCTCGCTCGGATACTTCGGCTGGTTCGCCGAGGAGGCGCGCCGGATGGCGGGGGAGTGGATCGCCTCGCCCACGCCGGGGAAGCGGTACTGGGTGCTCCACCAGCCGATCGGACCCGTCGCGGCGGTCACGCCCTGGAACTTCCCGGCGACCATGGTGACGCGGAAGATCGCGCCGGCCCTCGCCGCGGGCTGCACCGTCGTCCTCAAGCCGGCGTCCGCCACGCCGCTCACCGCGCTCGCCATCGCGCGGATCACCCAGGACGCCGGGCTGCCACCCGGCGTGCTCAACGTGCTCACGACCAACCGCTCGGGCCTGGTCGGCGCGGAGCTGCTCACGCACCCGCTGATCCGCAAGATCGGCTTCACGGGCTCCACGGACGTCGGAAAGGGGATCATGGCGACGGCGGCGCGCCAGATCAAGCGGCTGTCGTTCGAGCTCGGGGGCAACGCCCCCTTCATCGTGTTCGACGACTGCGATTTCGACGCCGCGCTCGACGGCGCCGTGGCGATGAAATTCCTGCGCGTCGCCGGCCAGTCGTGCATCTGCGCCAACCGGATCTACGTCCAGCGCGGGATCGCCGATCGCTTCATCCCGGCGTTCGTCGACGCCGTCAAGCGGCTCCGGGTCGCGCCCGGCTTCGAGCCCGGGGCGCAGCTCGGTCCGCTCATCAACGAGGAAACGCGCGCCAAGGTCCATTCGCTGGTCGAGGACGCGGTGCGGCGGGGCGCCCGGCTGGTCACGGGCGGGCACTATCTCGACGGTGAGCCGTACGCGCGGGGGTTCTTCTACGCGCCCGCCGTGCTCCTCGACGTGACCGACGACATGCCGATCGCCCAGGAGGAGATCTTCGGGCCGGCGGCGCCGATCCTCACGTTCGACACGGAAGAGGAAGTGATCCGGCGCGCCAACGCCACCAAGTTCGGGCTGGCCGCCTATTTCTACACGCGCGACATGACGCGGCTCATCCGGGTGGCCGAGCAGCTCGAGTACGGGCTCGTCGGGGCCAACGACGCGGCGGGCTACACGCACGAGATCCCATTCGGCGGGTTCAAGGAGTCCGGCCTCGGGCGGGAGGGAGGCCACGAGGGCATCGAGGAGTACACTGAGGTGAAATCGGTCGTCGTCAACCTGGCCTGAGTCCCGTTTCGCGTCGGGAGGAGGAGTGGCCCATGCCTCTCTATGAGTTCTATTGCGACAAGTGCAAGCGCGAGGTCTCGGTGACCCTGACCATCAGCCAGCGCGAGAAGGGCGCGGCGTGCCCGAAGTGCGGCAGCCGCGACCTGCGCCCGCTCCTGGGCACGTTCTTCACTCAAACGTCGAAGAAGTCCTGACACAGGAGGCTTCATGAAGCTCGCAGGCAAGCGGATCGCGATCCTCGCCGAGAACATGTACCAGGAGATGGAACTGTGGGTGCCGTACTACCGGCTCAAGGAGGAGGGCGCCGACGTCAAGGTCGTCGGCGCGGGCGGCGCCAAGACCTTCACCTCGAAGCACGGCTACCCGGTGAACGCGGACGTCCAGGCCGAACAGGTGAAGGCCGTCGAGTTCGATGCGGTGATCGTCCCGGGCGGTTACGCCCCGGACCTGATGCGGCGCCACCCCGCGATGGTCGCCCTCGTCCGCGAGGCGGCGCAGCAGGGGAAGCTGGTCGCGGCGATCTGCCATGCCGGCTGGATGCTCGTCTCCGCGGGCATCTTGAAGGGCAGGAAGGCGACGTCGTTCTTCTCGATCAAGGACGACCTCGTCGCGGCCGGGGCGGACTGGGTGGACCAGGAGGTCGTCGTGGACGGCAACCTGATCACCTCGCGCAGGCCCGACGACCTGCCGGCCTTCTGCCGCGCGATCATCACCGCGCTCAGCAAGTCCTAGGCTCAATCGACGTCGGCCGGGGGAGTGCGAGGGGGGCGTAGCCCCCTTCGCATGATGAGACCGGCGCCGCCCCCCCGGCCGACACCCTCCACCTAGTCGGAGAGGGCCTCGACGGCCCCCTCCGAAACCTCCCCCACGAGGGATGTGCGGGCGAAGCGCGCGCTCGAACAGTTGTTACTCGGAAGCGCCGCTAGCGCTGTGACTTGGGCGCGGTCTGCCAGCCGAGATAGAGGACGGCCGCGGAGAGCAGCACGAGCACCGTGGTCGCGGCGATCCGTGAGGACTGCGAGAGCACCGCGAGGGTGCCGCTCGACAGGCCCGTGAAGACGAGGCCCACCACCGGCAGCACGGGCGCGCCGCAGCCGACGACGCTGCACGGTCCGGTCGAGAGGCCGAGCACACCCACGAGCGCGCCCAGTGTGCCCCCGCGTCCTCCCGCGGTCGCCCGCCAGCCCGCGACCTGGCCACGCTCGCGCGCCGTGAGCCACAGGGCTCCGTAGGCCCCGAACAGCAGGGCGAGCGCGAGGAACCGCACGAGGTCCAGCGAGTCCACGGCGAAGCCCCACTCGGGGACGCCGTAGGGCCCGTCGGCCGTGAACCAGAAGACCGCGACGCGCGAGAGGAAGTCGAGCTTCTTCTCGAGCGGGGCGTCCGAGACGAGGAACTCGGGGAGCCGCTTGAGCCAGGGGTTGAACGTGAAGTAGGTCCACGGCGTGCGCACGACGGCGAGCAGCAGCGGCGGCAGGAGGACGTTCAGGGCGAAGACGCCGGCGGCGATCATGAGGAACGCCCCGGGGCGCCGGCGCAGCGCGACGGCGATGCCGACGAATGCTGAGGCGATGGCGTTGACGAACCGCGTCATCATGAGCCCGGCGGGAACGAGAGCCCCCGCGAGCCGATTATAAGGGTCAGATCCTGGGCGCGCCTTGACATTGGTCAGACCAGGTGTTAAGCGTACGGAGCCGATGAGGCGACCGGAAGCCTTCCTACCCACGGACGTGAACCGAACGGAGGGACCACAAATGGCGGCAGATGTGAGTCGCAGGAACTTTTTGGGCGGTCTGGGCGTCAGCGTCGGCGCGGCGCTCGGCGCCACGGCGGGAGCGGCCCTGCCGATCGTCGGCGTGGCGCAGGCCCAGGAGAAGCCGAAGGGGACCATCCCCGACAAGCCGTTCCGGATCGGGCACATGACGTTCTTCACCGGTCCGGCGGCGGTGCTCGGCGAGCCCATGTACAAGGGCCAGCTCCTCGCGGCCGAGGAAATCAACGCCGCGGGCGGGCTCCTCGGGAAGCGGAAGATCGAGATCCTCAAGGCGGACGAGGCCGCAGGGACCGACGCGAACGTCAAGGAGCTCCGCCGGCTGAAGCTGTCGGAGAACATCGACTTCTTCTGCGGCATCACGTCGAGCGGCAACACGCCGGCGCTCGGCCCCGTCGCCGAGGAGCTGAAGCTCCTCACGATCTTCGTCGACGGCTGCACCGACTTCCTCTTCGACAAGGCGGTGCCGAACCCGCACTACATCTTCCGGATCACGAACATGCAGTCGGCCGACGGCGTGACGTGCGCGCTCGGCGTCGTGCAGACGTGGCCCAAGGTGAAGAAGATCGCCCACATCCACCCGGACTACTCCTACGGCCGGAACGCCTTCGACCACTTCAACATCGTCATGAAGAAGCTCATGCCGCACACGGAGGTCGTCTCGGAGGGCTGGCCGAAGCTCGGGACGACCGACTTCAGCTCGCACATCACCAAGGCGAACGCGTCGAAGCCCGACCTGATCGTCTCCTCGGTGTGGGGCGGCGACTACGTCGCCATGTACAAGCAGGCCATCGTGCACGGCATGTTCAAGAAGGCGAAGTTCGCGTCGATGATCGCCTTCGGCGTGGCGCCGCACGCGATCGGCAAGGACCACCCGGAAGGCGTCATCGCCGGCGTGCACTCGAACTACCACTTCACGTTCCCGGCCGGTGAGAAGTGGCCGCTCAACAAGAGCTTCGTCGAGAAGTACCACAAGCGCTTCAGCGAGTACCCGAACTTCCAGGCCGAGGGCGGCTACACGGCCACGTACATGCTGAAGGCCGCCATCGAGAAGGCGAACAAGGCCGGCGGCGGCTGGCCCGAGGACGACGCGATCATCGCGATGCTCGAAGGCATCATGGTGGCCGGCCCCGCGGGCTACGTCTACATCCGCCCCGACAACCACCAGGGCTACAAGGACGCGGTGACCGGCTTCAGCAAGAACGTGGCCGAGTACCCGTTCCCGATCCTCGACCCGGCGCGCATCATCACGATCCCGATCCGCAACATCACCGCGCCCCCGGGCTGGCCGAAGGGCGAGCCGACCTCGACGTTCACCTGGATCGACAAGACCTGGCCCGTCGTCAAAGCGTAGCTCTTGATCCGGGGGCTGGAGCGCCCCGCGTAGACCTGAAAACGACACAGGTCCCGCGGGGCGCCCCACCCCCGGCTCCTTTCCTTCTTGCGTTGTCCGTCCGCCCCGCGCTGGTCGTCCTGGTGTTCGTCGCGCTCGTCTCTCAGTCGGTGGAGGCGGGGCACGAGATCCCGTACTACCCGTCGTTCTACCCGCAGGAGATCAGGATCGAGACGGTGGAGCCGGCGGCCGCGCCGCGGCTCCTCGCGAAGAACGCGATCCACGCCTACCTGGGGCCGCTCGCCGCCCCGAAGGGGGCCGCGCACCTCGCCTGGGTCGAGTCGCCGCGGTCCTTCGTGCTGCTCACGTTCAACCCCGCGAGCCGCGGCTTCGGCGACGCGCGCGAGCGCTGCGCCGCCGCGGCGCGCCTGGCACCGGCGCTCGCCGCCGTGAAGGGCGAGTACGTGTTCCACCCCTACCCGGTCACGCCCTACCACGAGGACTATCTCCACCACGCCGACCTCGTCGAGGCGGCGAAGGCGCGCTCCGCCGGCGGCGGCCCGGGCCCGGCGGTGAGGCTGCGCGTGCGCGGCCGGCTGCCGGTGCTCCCCGCGGGCCCCGCGTGGCGGCCCGCCGACGGCGACTGGGACGCGACGCTCGAAGAGGTCAATCTCTCCACGCTCGTCGGCGAGGAGTCGACGCGCCTCAACGGCTGGCTCGGGCCGCCCTGGCTGAAGGAAGGATGGTTCCAGGCCCACGCCCTCTACGCGCGGGGCGTCGGCGAGGCGGGCTCGCGGAGCGCGATCGAGGAGGCGTTCGCCCGCCGGACGCGCGGGGAGTACGCGAGCGCCGCGGAGCGGCTCGGGCTCGAGCGGCGGCTGGTCTCGCTCCTGACGCGCGGCTGCGAGCGCGTGCCGGTCGGGTACGCGCTCCGGCGCGAAGCGGTCAACGACGACTACTCCGAAGGCGTCGAGAACGTCGGCTACGACGCCCAGGCGGGTCTCGGCTCGGCCGTGTTCCTCCGGACGGTGAAGCTCAAGGACTTCCCGTGGAACGGCGTGCTGCGCCTGGGCGCCGCGTCGCGCCCGGCGGCGGCGTGGAACCCGATCGCGGGCTTCGGCGACGAGACGGGCCGGCTCCTCTGGTCGGCGCTCGCCGACGCGGCGCTCCTGCCCGCGCCGCAGGGCGGCGGCTGGATCCCGAACCGCGCGCGGGCCGTCGCGATCGAGGCCGGACGCATCGAGGTCCCGCGGGACGCGCTCGTGCCGGACCCGGCGACGGGGGCGCTCGGCGCGCCCGCGCCGGGCGCCCTCGCGCGGCAGAAGATCACGTACCGCGTCGTGCTCTCGAAGTTCCACGACGGGACCAAGATGAGCGTCGCCGACCTCGTCGCCCCGTACGCGTTCGCGTACCGCTGGAGCACGGGGGACCGGCAGGTCGAGCGCGCGTCGGCGCTCCTCCGGGACTGGCTCGCCGGCGTGCGCGTCGTGAAGGTCGAGCCCGAGATCAAGGACTTCGGTGACCTCCAGATCATCCTCGAGGTGGCCGTCGTCGACGTCTACCTGAGGCACGCGGGTGAGCCCGCCGAGGCCGTCGCGATCGCGCCGCCGTGGAGCCCGATTCCGTGGGAGCTCGCGGCGCTCATGGACGAGGTCGTGACGCGCGGCCCCGCGGCGTTCTCGGAGGACGCGGCGCGGCGGCGCGGCGTCGCCTGGCTCGACCTCGCGCGTGACCGCAAGCTCGACGAGACGCTCGCCGCCCTGGCGGCGGGCCTCGAGCGCCGGGCGTACGTCCCCGAGGCCCTGCGCGGCCTCGTCAGCGTCGCCGAGGCGCGCCAGCGCTGGGCGGCGCTCCGGCGCTTCCACCGCCAGCACGGCCACTGGCTCTCGACGAGCGGCCCGTACCGGCTCGCCAAATGGACGACCGGCTCGGCCGTCCTCGAGGTCTTCCGCGACCTCTCGTACCCGAACGTCGTCTCGTCCTTCGACCGCTACGTGCTGCCCCGCCGGGCGTGGGTGACCCGGGTCGAGCGCCGGGGGGACCGGCTCGAGCTCCAGGCCGACGCCGAAAGCATCACGAAATTCGCGCGGTCGTATAAGATCGTGCGGGAGCCGCTGCGCCTCGAGCCGACCGGCGAGGCGTTCCGGGACACGGTCGCGGCGCTGTGGACGGTGGTGGGCGCCCGCGACGAGGTCGTCGCCACGGGCCGGTCGGAGGACGTCGAGGGAGGCAGCCTGATCGTGGATCTCGGGGGGAAGCTCGCGCCCGGGGCGTACCGCGTCATGCTGGCGCTGGCGCTGAACGGCAACCTCGTGAACCCGGAGGTGAAGGTGGTCGCGTACCGCGTGGCCGAGTGATGGACGTCGTCCTCATCCACTTCATCAACGCGCTGCTCTACGCCTCGGTCCTCTTCCTGATCGCCGGCGGCCTCAGCCTCATCTACGGCGTCATGCGGATCGTGAACCTGGCCCACGGCAACCTCTACGCCGTCGGCGCGTACGTGACGGCGTGGGCGATCGGGTCCGTCCTGGTGGGCAAGCCGATTGCCCTGCTGCTCGTCGTCCTTCCCGCGGGCGCGTTCGCGGCGGCCATCCTCGGGGCGATCCTCGAGCCGACGCTGCTCCGGCCCTTCTACCGGCGCGCCGAGGAATACCAGCTCCTCGTCACCTTCGGGCTCCTCATGATCCTCGAGGACCTCCTGCGCTTCGTCTGGGGCCCGTACCCGCTCTCCGCCAGCGAGGTCTTCGAGAGCTTCGGGAGCGTCGCGATCGGCGA comes from Candidatus Methylomirabilota bacterium and encodes:
- a CDS encoding NAD-dependent succinate-semialdehyde dehydrogenase, with product MADVERMYLNGEWVVAEGGATFDVVNPADRTVVARVTNGAVPEVQRAVTAAHAAFREWSLLAPKDRGRFLLRIQELMEERRDELARLVTLENGKPFEEAKKEVQFSLGYFGWFAEEARRMAGEWIASPTPGKRYWVLHQPIGPVAAVTPWNFPATMVTRKIAPALAAGCTVVLKPASATPLTALAIARITQDAGLPPGVLNVLTTNRSGLVGAELLTHPLIRKIGFTGSTDVGKGIMATAARQIKRLSFELGGNAPFIVFDDCDFDAALDGAVAMKFLRVAGQSCICANRIYVQRGIADRFIPAFVDAVKRLRVAPGFEPGAQLGPLINEETRAKVHSLVEDAVRRGARLVTGGHYLDGEPYARGFFYAPAVLLDVTDDMPIAQEEIFGPAAPILTFDTEEEVIRRANATKFGLAAYFYTRDMTRLIRVAEQLEYGLVGANDAAGYTHEIPFGGFKESGLGREGGHEGIEEYTEVKSVVVNLA
- a CDS encoding ABC transporter substrate-binding protein, with protein sequence MSRRNFLGGLGVSVGAALGATAGAALPIVGVAQAQEKPKGTIPDKPFRIGHMTFFTGPAAVLGEPMYKGQLLAAEEINAAGGLLGKRKIEILKADEAAGTDANVKELRRLKLSENIDFFCGITSSGNTPALGPVAEELKLLTIFVDGCTDFLFDKAVPNPHYIFRITNMQSADGVTCALGVVQTWPKVKKIAHIHPDYSYGRNAFDHFNIVMKKLMPHTEVVSEGWPKLGTTDFSSHITKANASKPDLIVSSVWGGDYVAMYKQAIVHGMFKKAKFASMIAFGVAPHAIGKDHPEGVIAGVHSNYHFTFPAGEKWPLNKSFVEKYHKRFSEYPNFQAEGGYTATYMLKAAIEKANKAGGGWPEDDAIIAMLEGIMVAGPAGYVYIRPDNHQGYKDAVTGFSKNVAEYPFPILDPARIITIPIRNITAPPGWPKGEPTSTFTWIDKTWPVVKA
- a CDS encoding Mrp/NBP35 family ATP-binding protein, whose amino-acid sequence is MVNEAAVLDALRGIRDPEQQQNIVALGLVQDLRITDSEVSFTLAFTTQSPQSKVTLHSMATRIVGRLPGVAKVQVKMGGTPTRPAAAPHAHAPAQAAPHADLIPEVRHTLAVSSGKGGVGKSTVAVNLAVALRQTGGVVGIIDADVYGPDIPLMLGSRGRPGMFENRIIPVEAHGLKMMSIGLLVNEREPLVWRGPMIHSFIQQMLRDVMWGALDYLVFDMPPGTGDAQLSLSQVIPLSGVVMVTTPQEVALLDVRKAIGMFQKLNVPILGVVENMSYFQAPDTGTRYAIFGEGGGRRIADEYGVPLLAQIPLDQETRVGGDEGSPITLRRPDSPQAGAFRELAAAVRKRLDELAPLRSLPTIG
- a CDS encoding FmdB family zinc ribbon protein, producing the protein MPLYEFYCDKCKREVSVTLTISQREKGAACPKCGSRDLRPLLGTFFTQTSKKS
- a CDS encoding LON peptidase substrate-binding domain-containing protein, whose amino-acid sequence is MILPIFPLPDVTFFPHTLLPLHVFEARYRTMVMDVLARDRRLAVVKLRPGYEATYAGKPAVYAVAGAGEIVSWERLATGRYNILLKGECRVRLESERPSDTLYRIVAAQRLDDVPPRTDVEAPLARIRAACGRLLKALDRPTTLLDTALAEGQPPGVIADRIAAAVLPDPTLRQELLETLDVAQRLERLAAALDDLVRELLGGRG
- a CDS encoding type 1 glutamine amidotransferase domain-containing protein — protein: MKLAGKRIAILAENMYQEMELWVPYYRLKEEGADVKVVGAGGAKTFTSKHGYPVNADVQAEQVKAVEFDAVIVPGGYAPDLMRRHPAMVALVREAAQQGKLVAAICHAGWMLVSAGILKGRKATSFFSIKDDLVAAGADWVDQEVVVDGNLITSRRPDDLPAFCRAIITALSKS
- a CDS encoding PDZ domain-containing protein — translated: MRIRDLAEQEMEEISKKHGIREGFGVVIVEVIEGAPAAKAGLRAGDIVVAFGDRPVTETRLLQRLIAAAPLSAESRLTVLRADGRRRVAVSLAPMPRAVLGERVAAEFGFVVSEPDVLAEARAGAVTPPVITTVLRRGSAEKAGLEAGDVILQVNERAVLSREAAREAFADAVLDRPLRLTVRRGDRRLSVTLPAP